One genomic window of Desulfuromonas sp. AOP6 includes the following:
- the hrcA gene encoding heat-inducible transcriptional repressor HrcA produces MAADLNERGRLILEAIIEDYIESAEPVGSRSVTRRHQMGLSPATVRNVMADLEDMGYLVSPHTSAGRIPTEKGYRFYIDSLLQVRKLSLRERQDLERRYHFKGLRVEELLQEAGKALSSISNYTGIVMAPRLATTVFRHIEFLRLSQGKILVVFVSQSGLVQNKIIEVDEPIRQEELEKITNMLNHTLTGKTIQEIKEKILDEMSQEKALYNELLQRALLLSGEALKDELGGQVFIEGAFNIMEQPEFSDLERMKRLFRAFEQKSVLVDLLDKSQKAQGVQIFIGSATEYSEIEGCSLVTSSYSDRQGTIGTLGVIGPSRMPYSMVIPIVDYTAKMVSQILAIESE; encoded by the coding sequence ATGGCAGCAGACCTGAATGAACGTGGTCGCCTCATACTTGAAGCCATCATCGAGGATTATATCGAGTCGGCGGAACCGGTCGGTTCGCGCAGTGTGACCCGCCGTCACCAGATGGGACTGTCGCCGGCGACGGTGCGCAACGTCATGGCCGACCTCGAAGACATGGGCTATCTGGTTTCGCCCCACACGTCCGCCGGCCGTATCCCGACTGAAAAGGGCTACCGCTTCTACATTGACTCCCTCCTGCAGGTTCGAAAGCTCAGTCTGCGGGAGAGGCAGGATCTGGAGCGCCGCTACCACTTCAAGGGCCTGCGGGTGGAAGAACTTCTGCAGGAAGCGGGCAAGGCGCTGTCGTCCATCTCCAACTATACGGGGATCGTCATGGCGCCCCGGTTGGCCACGACCGTTTTTCGGCACATTGAATTCCTGCGGCTGTCGCAGGGGAAGATCCTGGTTGTCTTCGTCTCCCAAAGCGGCTTGGTGCAGAACAAGATCATCGAGGTGGATGAGCCCATCCGTCAGGAAGAGCTGGAAAAGATCACCAACATGCTCAACCATACCCTGACCGGGAAGACCATCCAGGAAATCAAGGAGAAGATCCTGGACGAAATGTCCCAGGAGAAGGCCCTTTACAACGAGCTACTACAGAGGGCGCTGCTGCTTTCGGGCGAGGCCCTCAAGGATGAGCTGGGTGGTCAGGTCTTCATCGAGGGGGCGTTCAACATCATGGAACAGCCGGAATTTTCGGATCTGGAACGGATGAAGCGGCTCTTCCGGGCTTTTGAGCAGAAAAGTGTACTGGTCGACCTGCTCGACAAGAGCCAGAAAGCGCAGGGCGTGCAGATTTTCATCGGAAGCGCGACGGAATACAGTGAAATCGAAGGGTGCAGTCTGGTGACGTCTTCGTATTCAGATCGCCAGGGGACCATCGGAACCCTCGGGGTCATCGGCCCTAGCCGCATGCCCTATTCCATGGTCATTCCCATCGTGGACTATACAGCAAAGATGGTAAGCCAGATTTTGGCTATTGAGTCGGAATAG
- the grpE gene encoding nucleotide exchange factor GrpE has protein sequence MSDASKENQENLESNQATEIAAEEIPVEEAVAGPEAALAAAKEEAARRYDQYVRACADLENYRKRAQREKEDLARFANENLIREILPVLDNLERAVEHASTDEADVQGLLEGVCMTMDQFRKALAKFGVAPIETLGKPFDSAVHEAMGQLESADQPPNTVAQELQKGYLLNDRLLRPALVMVTRQPAKKSETETN, from the coding sequence GTGTCTGACGCAAGCAAAGAAAATCAGGAGAATCTTGAAAGCAACCAGGCTACAGAGATTGCCGCGGAGGAAATCCCTGTGGAGGAGGCCGTGGCAGGGCCGGAGGCAGCTCTGGCCGCCGCCAAGGAAGAGGCTGCTCGCCGTTACGATCAATACGTGCGCGCCTGTGCGGACCTGGAAAACTATCGCAAGAGAGCGCAGCGGGAAAAAGAAGATTTGGCTCGCTTTGCCAATGAGAACCTTATCCGGGAGATTCTGCCGGTGCTGGACAATCTGGAGCGGGCCGTCGAACATGCCTCCACAGATGAGGCGGATGTCCAGGGGTTGCTGGAAGGGGTGTGCATGACCATGGACCAGTTCCGGAAGGCCCTGGCCAAGTTCGGCGTCGCCCCTATTGAAACCCTGGGCAAGCCCTTTGATTCCGCGGTTCATGAGGCCATGGGACAGCTCGAAAGCGCCGACCAGCCTCCCAATACGGTGGCGCAGGAACTGCAGAAGGGTTATCTGTTAAACGATCGGTTATTGCGTCCGGCTCTTGTCATGGTGACACGCCAGCCAGCAAAGAAATCCGAGACGGAGACCAACTGA
- the dnaK gene encoding molecular chaperone DnaK — MGKVIGIDLGTTNSCVAIMEGGEPIVIANSEGARTTPSMVAFTESGERVVGQQAKRQAVTNPENTLFAIKRLIGRKFDTETVAKDIKISPFKITKAENGDAWVEARGKQYSPPEISAMVLQKMKQTAEDYLGEAVTEAVITVPAYFDDSQRQATKDAGKIAGLNVLRIINEPTAAALAYGLDKKKEEKIAVFDLGGGTFDISILELGDGVFEVKSTNGDTFLGGEDFDQRIIDYIADEFKKDQGIDLRGDKMALQRLKEGAEKAKIELSSSMETDINLPFITADQSGPKHLNLKLTRAKLESIVSDLLDKLVNPCKVAIKDAGLSASEIDEVILVGGMTRMPAVQKKVQDIFGKVPSKGVNPDEVVAIGAAIQGGVLKGDVKDVLLLDVTPLSLGIETLGGVMTKLIEKNTTIPCKKSQIFSTAADNQPAVSVHVLQGEREMASDNKTIGRFELVGIPAAPRGVPQVEVTFDLDANGILHVSAKDLGTGKEQSIRITASSGLSEEEIDKMVKDAENHASEDKKKRELIEARNQADSLVYTTEKSLKEHGDQVDAETRKKIEEGAEALKKAMEGSDADEIKKKSEELAQASHKLAEAMYAKAQAAEGAAPEEGSAGPKDAGADDVVDAEFEEVDDSKK, encoded by the coding sequence ATGGGTAAAGTAATCGGTATCGATCTGGGAACGACCAATTCCTGCGTAGCAATCATGGAGGGTGGCGAGCCCATTGTCATAGCTAATTCGGAAGGAGCCCGCACCACCCCATCCATGGTGGCGTTCACCGAAAGCGGCGAGCGGGTGGTTGGCCAGCAGGCCAAGCGACAGGCTGTGACCAATCCGGAAAACACCCTGTTTGCCATCAAGCGTCTCATCGGGCGCAAGTTCGACACGGAAACGGTGGCCAAAGACATCAAGATCAGCCCGTTCAAGATCACCAAAGCGGAGAACGGCGATGCCTGGGTGGAAGCTCGCGGCAAACAGTACAGCCCGCCGGAGATCTCCGCCATGGTCCTGCAGAAGATGAAGCAGACGGCGGAGGACTATCTCGGGGAAGCGGTCACTGAGGCTGTCATCACTGTACCGGCTTATTTTGACGATTCGCAGCGGCAGGCCACCAAAGACGCCGGCAAGATCGCCGGCCTCAACGTACTGCGCATCATCAACGAGCCGACGGCAGCGGCCCTCGCCTATGGTCTGGACAAGAAAAAGGAAGAGAAGATCGCTGTCTTTGACCTGGGTGGCGGTACCTTCGATATCTCTATTCTCGAACTGGGCGACGGCGTTTTCGAGGTCAAGTCGACCAACGGTGACACCTTCCTCGGTGGCGAGGATTTTGACCAGCGCATTATTGACTACATTGCCGACGAATTCAAAAAAGACCAGGGCATCGACCTGCGCGGCGACAAAATGGCTCTGCAGCGCCTGAAAGAAGGGGCTGAAAAGGCCAAGATTGAGCTGTCGTCCTCCATGGAGACCGACATCAATCTGCCCTTTATCACTGCCGATCAGAGTGGCCCCAAGCACCTCAATCTTAAATTGACCCGGGCCAAGCTGGAGAGCATTGTTTCTGACCTCCTCGACAAGTTGGTTAACCCCTGTAAGGTCGCCATCAAGGATGCCGGTCTGTCGGCTTCCGAGATTGACGAGGTTATCCTGGTGGGTGGCATGACCCGCATGCCGGCTGTGCAGAAGAAGGTACAGGACATCTTCGGCAAGGTTCCCAGCAAAGGGGTTAATCCTGACGAGGTCGTGGCCATCGGGGCCGCCATTCAGGGCGGCGTCCTCAAAGGCGACGTCAAGGATGTGCTGCTGCTGGACGTTACCCCGCTCTCCCTGGGTATTGAAACCCTGGGCGGGGTCATGACCAAACTGATCGAGAAGAACACCACCATCCCCTGCAAGAAAAGCCAGATTTTCTCTACGGCCGCTGACAATCAGCCTGCTGTATCGGTTCATGTTCTGCAGGGCGAGCGGGAGATGGCGTCCGACAACAAGACCATCGGTCGTTTCGAACTGGTCGGTATCCCGGCGGCTCCCCGCGGCGTTCCCCAGGTTGAGGTAACCTTCGACCTCGATGCCAACGGTATCCTGCACGTCTCGGCCAAGGATCTTGGCACCGGCAAGGAACAGTCCATTCGCATCACCGCTTCTTCCGGCCTCTCCGAGGAGGAAATCGACAAGATGGTCAAGGATGCCGAAAACCACGCTTCCGAGGACAAAAAGAAGCGCGAACTGATCGAGGCCCGCAATCAGGCCGACAGCCTGGTCTATACGACCGAGAAGTCGCTCAAGGAACACGGCGATCAGGTTGACGCCGAAACCCGCAAGAAGATCGAAGAAGGGGCTGAGGCGCTGAAAAAAGCCATGGAGGGCAGCGACGCCGACGAGATCAAAAAGAAATCCGAGGAGCTTGCCCAGGCCAGCCACAAACTCGCCGAGGCCATGTATGCCAAGGCGCAGGCAGCGGAAGGGGCAGCTCCCGAAGAGGGATCCGCCGGTCCCAAGGATGCGGGTGCCGACGACGTTGTCGATGCCGAATTCGAGGAAGTCGACGACTCCAAGAAATAA
- the dnaJ gene encoding molecular chaperone DnaJ → MANGKRDYYEVLEVNRNASETEIKKAYRRLAIKFHPDKNPGNKEAEDRFKELSESYAVLSDPQKRATYDQYGHAGLGGGGFSSEGFGFGGSPFEDIFGDIFGDIFGGGARRGRGRRGDDLRYNLTISFEEAAFGVETKIQIPKYQSCEVCDGSGAKKGTSAKTCPTCRGAGQVRYQQGFFSLTRPCPDCAGEGKIIETPCPECKGSGRIKEKKTVSLKIPAGVETGNRLKLNGEGEAGSQGGPPGDLFVVITVKEHPLFQREGQDILCETPISFVQAALGCEFEVPTLEKKVKIKVPPGTQSGKVLRLQGLGFPSLQGYSRGDQLVVLRVETPTKLTARQRELLEEFAREEGEECHPLGKSFFTKVKELFG, encoded by the coding sequence TTGGCCAACGGCAAACGTGATTATTACGAAGTACTGGAAGTCAACCGCAACGCCAGCGAAACGGAGATAAAAAAAGCCTATCGCCGCCTGGCCATCAAATTTCATCCGGATAAAAACCCAGGCAACAAGGAAGCGGAAGATCGCTTCAAGGAACTCTCCGAGTCCTACGCGGTGCTGTCCGATCCCCAGAAGCGCGCGACCTATGACCAGTATGGTCATGCCGGTCTCGGCGGCGGCGGTTTTTCTTCCGAGGGCTTTGGTTTCGGAGGCAGCCCCTTTGAAGACATTTTTGGCGACATTTTTGGCGATATCTTCGGTGGCGGAGCACGACGAGGGCGCGGCAGGCGTGGAGACGATCTGCGCTATAATCTGACCATCTCCTTCGAGGAAGCCGCTTTCGGGGTCGAAACCAAAATCCAGATCCCCAAGTACCAAAGTTGTGAGGTCTGCGACGGTTCCGGAGCGAAAAAAGGGACCAGCGCCAAAACCTGTCCCACCTGCCGTGGGGCCGGGCAGGTCCGATACCAGCAGGGTTTTTTTTCCCTGACCAGACCCTGTCCGGACTGTGCCGGCGAAGGAAAGATCATCGAGACCCCCTGCCCCGAATGTAAAGGGAGCGGACGGATCAAAGAGAAGAAGACGGTTTCTCTGAAGATCCCCGCCGGGGTGGAAACCGGCAACCGTCTCAAGCTTAACGGCGAAGGAGAAGCCGGTTCCCAGGGTGGCCCACCGGGGGACCTTTTTGTGGTGATCACCGTGAAAGAGCACCCTCTTTTCCAGCGCGAGGGTCAGGATATTCTCTGCGAGACCCCTATCTCCTTTGTGCAGGCCGCTCTGGGGTGTGAATTCGAAGTGCCGACCCTGGAAAAGAAAGTCAAGATAAAGGTCCCTCCCGGCACCCAGTCGGGAAAAGTTCTCAGATTGCAGGGCCTGGGCTTTCCTTCTCTACAGGGGTATTCCAGGGGAGATCAGCTGGTGGTGCTGCGGGTGGAGACGCCTACCAAGCTGACGGCGCGACAGCGGGAGCTGCTTGAAGAATTCGCCCGGGAAGAAGGCGAGGAATGCCATCCCCTGGGAAAGAGTTTCTTTACCAAGGTCAAAGAGCTTTTTGGCTAG
- a CDS encoding penicillin-binding protein activator, with translation MKGIVIGFLALCFGLAGVPLAVAVEEVQASQVASPDQKAFEAGKTLLSLGQQDAALAALRAFLQNYPASPYTPQAHLLLARIFQVRGETDLVFLHLDRVPETVKGIEGRLLEGAALVSAGHSERGLALLTGIQTSTLPVELELMRLNAMSEAYARQNRSLEALVIVHRIVEVEAKGFGRAQRLMREELTDDELNEAAFMFEGGPLGLEADYVLAVRAYEGGDRQGARFLLERIAQAKKDFPSRAEALNLLDSITGSPWLERAIGAVLPLSGKFAPFGELVRKGMELAVQIEGIDSSEMDLVFRDGGGEAVTTAHAVRTLAREDRVMAVVGPLSGVASEAAAVAAQTEKLPLMTLSQRDGLASMGSYVFRNSLTSRLQVEALAHYAVVEKGLLGFAVLYPENRLGQEMAELFTAAVESRGGVVVKTQSFPTEGTDFRRSIKLLLNQDPDAPEEEVPVDKEELAEEGLAEEETPACEGLEFEALFIPDYADRIGLLVPQLAYYEVENVQLLGINGWNSPELIRVAGAYVEKAVFVDGFYPYSPYPFVRDFVARYFEVYGEEPSILEAQGYDAAMLMLSILSRPEIRTREDFRQALLQVVNYPGVTGATSFDVDGEAEKVLFILQVQNGNIVQIN, from the coding sequence ATGAAAGGCATTGTAATCGGGTTTCTGGCCTTGTGTTTCGGCCTGGCTGGTGTGCCACTGGCTGTGGCGGTAGAAGAAGTGCAGGCGTCTCAAGTAGCCTCTCCCGACCAAAAGGCCTTTGAGGCCGGCAAAACGTTGCTGTCTTTGGGACAGCAAGATGCCGCCCTGGCTGCCTTGCGGGCTTTTCTGCAGAACTACCCGGCCTCTCCGTATACGCCTCAGGCCCACCTCCTGTTGGCCAGGATCTTCCAGGTCCGTGGGGAGACGGATCTGGTATTTCTGCATTTGGACAGGGTGCCTGAAACTGTCAAAGGGATTGAAGGTCGGCTTCTCGAGGGGGCTGCGCTTGTTTCGGCCGGGCACTCTGAGCGCGGATTGGCCTTGTTGACGGGGATTCAGACGTCGACGCTGCCGGTCGAGTTGGAGCTGATGCGTCTGAACGCGATGTCCGAGGCTTATGCCCGCCAGAACAGAAGTCTGGAAGCTTTGGTGATCGTGCACCGGATAGTTGAAGTGGAGGCCAAGGGGTTTGGCCGGGCTCAGCGCCTCATGCGTGAAGAATTGACCGATGATGAACTGAACGAGGCCGCCTTCATGTTTGAGGGTGGCCCCTTGGGTCTTGAAGCCGACTATGTGCTGGCCGTCCGTGCTTATGAGGGGGGAGACAGGCAAGGGGCGCGGTTTTTGCTGGAGCGTATTGCCCAGGCGAAGAAAGATTTTCCCTCCAGGGCGGAAGCCCTGAATCTGTTGGACAGCATCACCGGAAGTCCCTGGCTGGAGCGGGCCATTGGGGCGGTACTGCCCCTGAGTGGAAAGTTTGCTCCTTTTGGCGAGTTGGTGCGTAAAGGCATGGAGCTTGCGGTCCAAATCGAAGGGATAGATTCTTCGGAGATGGACCTTGTTTTCCGTGATGGCGGCGGTGAAGCTGTGACCACAGCCCATGCCGTCAGAACCCTGGCCAGGGAAGATCGGGTCATGGCTGTGGTCGGCCCACTCTCCGGCGTCGCCTCGGAAGCCGCCGCCGTTGCCGCGCAGACGGAGAAGCTGCCGCTCATGACGCTCTCCCAGCGGGACGGGCTGGCCTCCATGGGATCCTATGTGTTCAGAAATTCTCTGACCAGCCGCCTGCAGGTGGAAGCCCTGGCCCATTATGCGGTGGTGGAAAAAGGTCTGCTTGGTTTTGCGGTGCTTTACCCGGAAAACCGTTTGGGGCAGGAGATGGCAGAGCTTTTCACCGCGGCCGTGGAATCGCGCGGTGGAGTTGTGGTGAAGACGCAAAGCTTTCCGACGGAAGGAACGGATTTTCGCCGCTCCATCAAGTTGCTGCTGAATCAGGATCCTGACGCGCCGGAAGAAGAAGTGCCGGTGGACAAAGAGGAGTTGGCAGAAGAGGGACTCGCAGAAGAAGAGACACCTGCCTGTGAAGGGCTGGAATTTGAGGCACTCTTTATACCGGATTATGCCGACAGGATCGGCTTGCTGGTGCCACAGCTCGCCTATTATGAGGTTGAAAATGTGCAGCTTCTTGGCATTAACGGCTGGAATTCCCCGGAGTTGATCCGGGTGGCCGGCGCTTATGTCGAAAAAGCAGTCTTCGTCGACGGGTTCTATCCTTACAGTCCCTATCCTTTCGTAAGGGATTTCGTCGCGCGCTATTTTGAAGTTTACGGTGAAGAGCCGTCTATCCTGGAAGCTCAGGGTTACGATGCCGCCATGCTGATGCTGTCGATATTGTCGCGCCCGGAGATAAGAACGAGAGAGGATTTTCGCCAGGCCCTGTTGCAGGTGGTGAACTACCCTGGTGTCACCGGGGCAACTTCTTTTGACGTGGATGGTGAGGCGGAAAAGGTGCTCTTTATTCTACAGGTTCAGAACGGGAACATCGTTCAGATCAATTGA
- a CDS encoding putative 2-dehydropantoate 2-reductase, with amino-acid sequence MKIAIIGAGALGLYYGAMLQRGGNDVQFLLRRDYKAIRAKGLTVTSVNGDFHLPEVKGVAACAELERAELIIVGLKTFHNDQLVELCRPAAGENTIFLTLQNGLGNEEVLAATFGEDRVMGGVAFLCSNRGEPGTVHHLGQGAIRLGEFGSGGPARAEKIAALFRKAGIPCETVTDLVKARWEKLIWNIPFNGLCALTQRPTGYLLSKAAIRREVEAIMREVIAGANAQGLSAPIDATEVIPRLLEVTETMGDYRPSMMIDRQEGRPLELEAIYGRALSLAASRNIDMGKTRLLQALLQLEEQA; translated from the coding sequence ATGAAAATAGCCATTATCGGTGCTGGCGCTCTCGGGCTTTACTACGGTGCCATGCTGCAGCGAGGCGGCAATGACGTCCAGTTTCTGTTGAGACGGGACTATAAGGCGATCCGCGCAAAAGGACTGACCGTCACTTCGGTGAACGGGGACTTTCATCTCCCTGAGGTCAAAGGCGTCGCTGCCTGCGCAGAGCTGGAACGGGCAGAATTGATCATTGTCGGGCTGAAAACCTTTCACAATGATCAGCTGGTTGAACTCTGCCGGCCGGCGGCAGGAGAAAACACGATTTTTCTGACACTGCAAAACGGTCTGGGAAATGAAGAGGTGTTAGCAGCAACCTTCGGCGAGGATCGCGTCATGGGAGGCGTGGCGTTTTTGTGCTCCAATCGCGGCGAGCCCGGTACCGTCCACCATCTGGGACAGGGGGCTATACGACTGGGAGAATTCGGGAGCGGCGGCCCAGCACGGGCAGAAAAAATAGCGGCGCTTTTCCGAAAAGCCGGAATCCCCTGCGAGACGGTCACCGATCTGGTCAAAGCCCGCTGGGAAAAACTTATCTGGAACATCCCCTTTAATGGACTCTGCGCCCTTACACAGCGCCCCACGGGATACCTGCTCTCCAAAGCCGCCATACGACGGGAGGTGGAAGCCATCATGCGAGAAGTCATCGCCGGCGCTAACGCCCAGGGGCTCAGCGCCCCCATCGACGCGACCGAGGTTATCCCCCGCCTGCTGGAAGTCACAGAAACAATGGGAGATTATCGTCCCAGCATGATGATCGATCGGCAGGAAGGCCGCCCCCTCGAACTGGAGGCCATCTACGGCAGAGCCCTGTCCCTGGCGGCGTCAAGAAATATCGATATGGGGAAAACCCGCCTGCTCCAGGCCTTGCTGCAACTCGAAGAACAAGCCTGA
- a CDS encoding CarD family transcriptional regulator → MFKVGDKAVYPAQGVGVIEAIEAKEFAGQKHEFYVLRIVDSDMLIMVPVSNAGNVGLRGLIGRDQIPSLYDVLGDKQADASGGVSWSRRQREYNEKIKSGDLFEVAEVLRELYLIKEGKELSYGEKKVLELARKLLVKEIALAEGAEENLVVERLENCFLN, encoded by the coding sequence ATGTTTAAAGTCGGTGATAAGGCAGTATACCCCGCACAAGGGGTAGGGGTGATTGAGGCGATTGAAGCCAAGGAGTTTGCCGGACAAAAGCATGAGTTTTATGTCCTTCGGATCGTTGACAGCGATATGCTCATCATGGTTCCGGTGTCCAATGCAGGCAATGTGGGCTTGCGGGGCCTGATCGGCAGGGATCAGATTCCCTCCCTGTACGATGTGCTCGGCGATAAACAGGCCGATGCCAGCGGCGGCGTCTCCTGGAGCCGAAGACAGCGGGAATACAACGAAAAGATCAAGTCCGGCGATCTCTTTGAGGTGGCAGAGGTCCTTCGAGAACTCTATCTCATCAAGGAAGGCAAGGAGCTCTCCTACGGAGAGAAGAAGGTTCTGGAACTGGCCCGCAAACTGCTGGTGAAAGAAATCGCGCTGGCTGAAGGGGCTGAGGAAAACCTGGTCGTCGAGCGCCTGGAAAACTGCTTCCTCAACTAG
- the ispD gene encoding 2-C-methyl-D-erythritol 4-phosphate cytidylyltransferase, translated as MSVIVLIPAAGMGRRMGAAVNKQYLHLAGRPILAHTLACFDHHPLVDAIYVISPSDEIEFCREEVVRRYGFAKVREIVAGGAQRQDSVRHGLLACDANPDDIILIHDGVRPFFPGHRLADLVESAKRTGACLAGVPVKDTIKEVRKGMVSGTPDRSFLWQAQTPQAFRFEIIVKAHEQALSDGFLGTDDTSLVERLGLPVAMVEGDYRNIKITTPEDLLAAEAIWQAGQEDSPC; from the coding sequence ATGAGTGTCATCGTTCTGATCCCCGCCGCCGGCATGGGTCGCCGTATGGGAGCCGCTGTCAACAAGCAGTACCTCCATCTGGCGGGACGACCCATTCTAGCCCACACCCTCGCCTGTTTCGATCATCATCCCCTCGTTGATGCAATTTATGTCATCTCGCCTTCCGATGAGATTGAGTTCTGCCGCGAGGAGGTGGTGCGCCGGTATGGTTTTGCCAAGGTGCGGGAGATCGTGGCCGGTGGCGCTCAGCGGCAGGATTCCGTGCGCCATGGCTTATTGGCCTGCGACGCGAACCCCGACGACATCATTCTGATTCATGACGGGGTGCGCCCCTTTTTCCCCGGCCATCGTCTGGCGGATCTTGTCGAGAGCGCCAAGCGCACCGGCGCCTGCCTGGCCGGCGTGCCGGTCAAAGACACCATTAAGGAAGTGCGGAAAGGGATGGTGTCTGGCACCCCGGATCGCAGCTTCCTCTGGCAGGCGCAGACACCCCAGGCCTTCCGTTTCGAGATTATCGTCAAGGCCCACGAGCAGGCCTTGTCGGATGGTTTCCTCGGCACGGACGACACCAGTTTGGTGGAGCGATTGGGACTGCCTGTAGCCATGGTCGAGGGAGACTACCGCAATATCAAGATCACGACGCCGGAAGATCTGCTGGCCGCCGAGGCCATCTGGCAGGCCGGCCAGGAGGATTCCCCATGCTGA